The genomic DNA CATGCTGATCATGCAAGAGCCGCAGCTGCTACTGATTGACGAGCCCGCAGCGGGCATGACCGACGAAGAAACCGCACTCACCGCCGAGTTATTTAAAGAGCTGGCGAAGAAGCATTCGCTGGTGGTGGTAGAGCACGATATGGATTTTGTTAAAGCGCTAGATTGCCCAGTAACGGTGTTGCATGAAGGTTCGGTATTGGCTCAGGGTAGCCTAGAACAGGTGCAACAAAATCAACAAGTTATTGAAGTTTACTTAGGGCGCTAGGAGGCAAAATGTTAGAACTTTCTCAAGTTGATAGTTATTACGGCGCCAGCCAAGCCCTTTACAACGTGGATTTAAGTGCTGAGCCGGGCAAGATTAGCTGTGTATTGGGGCGTAATGGGGTGGGCAAAACCACCTTATTAAAAGCGCTCGCAGGGCAGCAAAGCATTAGTGCTGGTAGCATCATGTTTAATGGTAAAGACATTAGCAAGATGTCGGCGGCGCAGCGGGCTAAACAGGGCATTGCTATAGTGCCGCAGGGGCGGGAAATTTTTGGTCAGTTAACCGTATTGGAAAACCTAAAAACCGGTTTTTCGGTGCTGCCTAAGTCGGAGCGCTTTATTCCCGATGAGATCTTTCGTTTGTTCCCGGTACTCAAGCAAATGCTCAGTCGCCGCGGCGGCGATTTATCGGGTGGTCAGCAGCAACAGCTGGCAATCGCCCGCGCCTTAATTATGCGCCCTAAGCTATTGATGCTGGACGAACCAACCGAAGGTATTCAACCCTCGATTATCAAAGACATTCAAAAGGTATTAGCCTTGCTACGCGACCGTGGCGAGATGGCGATAGTGCTGGTGGAGCAATATTTTGATTTTGCAGTGGCCTTGGCCGACCATTACACCGTATTAGATCGCGGCAACGTGGTGTTGCAAGGCAGCAAAGCCGAGGTGGATGAAGCCGACGTGAAGCGCTGGATGAGTGTTTAATCGCACTTATTTTCACTGGTAAAAGCCGCTCTAAGGAGCGGTTTAATTAGATGGTCCGCCTCACCTCTAAGCTAGTCTTAGAGTTTGGCAAACAAAGAGGCGAACCATCATGTCTACAATTAAAGTTCTTGGTATCGATTTAGGCAAATCATCTTTTCACGTGATAGGCCGTGATTATTCTGATAACCAAGTTATCCGTAAAAAGTTTTCTCGTTCAGCATTAGTCCACTATCTTCACCAATTAAAGCCTGCACCATTGCTTTCGAAGCTTGTGGCGGTGCGCATTGGCTTGGCAGGCAATGTGAGTTGATGGGACATAAAGTCAGATTAATCCCTCCGCAATATGTAAAGCCCTTTGTTAAAAGTAATAAGAATGACTTCATTGATGCAGAGGCCATATGTGAAGCATCAATAAGACCTAATATGCGCTTTGTCAGCGTAAAGTCAGAAGAAGCTCAAGTTATTTCAGCAATTCATAAGGCGAGACACGGCTATATCAAAGACCGAACGGCCTGCATGTCCCGCATCGGTTCATTACTGCTGGAGTTTGGTATTGCTCTTCCTACAGGCCATAGCGTGATGAAGCAACTGTTCAACTGGCTTGCTCAGCAAAGGCAGGTGCTGCCAATGTTACTCATGCAAGAGCTAATGGAGCTGCATGAGTATTACCTGTTTCTCAATGGCAACATTGAGAAACAAGATAAAAAGCTAAAGCAACTGGTTGAAACGAACTCGATAGGTCAACTCCTGAAAACCATACCGGGTATTGGAGATATGACAGCAAGTCTTTGTCTTGCCAACATCAGCAGTGCTACTGATTTTAAAAACGGTAGAAACATGGCAGCGTGGTTAGGACTTATTCCAGCGCAATACTCAACAGGTGGTAAGCCCAAATTATTAGGAATAAGTAAGCGAGGTAACAAAGCACTTCGAACCTTGTTTATTCATGCCGCCAGAGCCGTGATGTCGAGGCCGGATAAGACAGGTAAGGTTTATGGGGAGTGGCTGATAAACTTGCGAGCGACTAAGCCATTTAATGTTGTCACCGTTGCATTGGCTAACAAGCTTGCCCGAATAGCCTGGGCAGTCATGAAGACGAAACAAGCATTTAACAGTAAGGCGTTAGCACCGAGTTTGCAATGAGAATAGAGATGACGAAAACGGTAGAACCACTGGATTAAAACCTGACATAAAAAACAGCTTATAAAAGCTTTCGGCTTTTTTGAGGATAATCCAGCGCGGAACTCATCGTGGAGCAGGTGGCGAGAGCGCCTAATTAGACTCCGAATACATTAGCGCATAACCAACCCCGTTATCGAAAATTATTATCATTGCAATAACGAGGCGGACCATACATTTTTATGGCTGGATTTGCGCTCACTCGGATAAACGAAGCCAAATATTATTGCTGTTTTAAGGCTTGTCTTGCCGCTGCATAAATGCGGGCAATAGTAATGTTAAATACCCAGCGAATGAACTGCTCGGTGTATTTAATGGCGTAGTTCGCGCCCTTGCCGGCATAAACCAGCATACAGCCGAGTAGACCTTTAACTCGGTCTTGAAGCTCTGCGTTCATTTTGGCAATAGTGGCAACCGATTTCGCCATCACATCGTAAACGGTACCAATTGCGGCTCCTGATGCTTGTAAGGCTCCAACGGTCGCGGCGAAACCGCCATCAACTAATAGGGTCACGATAGCTGCGGCAATTTTATCTGCCCAGCCAGCGGAGTAGGTAGTATGTATACGGTGTTGATAATTAAGTACGACTCGTTTGCGTAGGTTAGCCACGGTTTGACTGTAAACATTATCCCAAGATTGTTGATTGGCTGTATTGATATAGCCTGGCCCGGTAATCATTGAATGAGCGGATAAGCGAATATCTTGGGTTCGCTCTAATAAATATTCTGCCCCGGTAATTGGTGCGTGATAAAAAGGCCAGACTGGAATTTTAGGGACAGGATCTGCGCCATGGATACAGCGAAATATTTTATCAACTCTGCCGGTGGTTTTTGTCGCGAAACCGTTTAACCCTACTCGCGGAGCGCCAAAAGTATATAAATAGACTTTGCCTTTAAATTCAGGGCTTGCTTTAATCCAATCTGCGGTTAAGCCAGCCAAGGCTCCTCCTAAGCTGTGCCCAATACAATGAATTATGCTGTTACCACTTGTTTTAGCTTGGCGTAAGTAGCTTGCTAACTCAGGTTTAAACGATGAGAAGCTTCGTTGAAAACCTATATGTACGCTGCTGCCACTGTCGCTACCGGTAGTGTGAGAGCTGATATTGGTAAGACCGTCTGCAGCGTTAGCCGTACCACGAATAGCGATAACATGATCGTTTTTGTATTGTTGACTTTTCCCCTTGCCTAGCAGCACAAAACCCGTTTGCTTACGCCAAAATAGACCGCCGGAGGTGCCTTGAATAACATCATTTGAGTTAAAGCTAAAATGTTTGCTTACAGCTCTGGGAATATCAATTGGCGAGCTTATTGTTTGTTCAACAGAGTATGCTGTTTCTGCTATACGAGAAGCTATTTGAGGCGAAATGGCTGACATAGGTAGGTCTCTAATTGGCTAAATGTTTGAGATCACTAAATGAAGATATTAAATCATCACCGTAATAAGCTACGTTTAAGTGGTCTGGGTAATAGCAAATGGATGACACGATTTGCATTCTGACTTCAGAAAAAGCGCTTGTATCAATCTCATAGTGAATCTCTTTATTGGTTAGTTCTCCATTAAGATTGATGAGCATCATGGCGACCGGCGTGGCAAGAGGAAGCCAAGGACTTGAACTTCTCCAAAGTTGGTACTTTTTTTCATTCTTTTCATGGTAAACAGCCAAGTGAACCATAGCGTTCTGCCCAAAAATATCTTTTGGATAACGAGACTTAATGATTATTTCAGGAAAGGAAAACTCACCATTTACATTCGTTTGCGTGTAATCCAGTTGTTCTTCTCCTTTTCTGTAGCCTTCATAAGCAAAGCGGCGAGTAATGGTTACATTGGCCAATGGTTCTCCATTCTCAGTTAAACGCCCTTTTATCTCGGGTGACATTTCCACATCTTGCTTAATAATGCCTATACCGAACACGGCTTGTACCTCCTGATGTTGAATAATCATGAAAACAAGGATAATCAGCGTGATTAGCCAAGCCGATTTTTTAGTTATGAGCTTACGAATAAGTATTGGGTTCATTCCAAGCAATGCACTTCCGATGTGATGAATAGTTGGATGATAAGTGAGCAAGCATGCTATTTTATAGTGTCTTTTTTGTCAATAGCGGATGAGCAGTTGATAGTTGGGGCCTTTTTGAGCGGCAGTCACTTTTCATTGCGGCAACGTGGTGTTGCAAGGCAGCAAAGCCGAGGTGGATGAAGCCGACGTGAAGCGCTGGATGAGTGTTTAATCGCACTTATTTTCACTGGTAAAAGCCGCTCTAAGGAGCGGTTTAATTAGATGGTCCGCCTCACCTCTAAGCTAGTCTTAGAGTTTGGCAAACAAAGAGGCGAACCATCATGTCTACAATTAAAGTTCTTGGTATCGATTTAGGCAAATCATCTTTTCACGTGATAGGCCGTGATTATTCTGATAACCAAGTTATCCGTAAAAAGTTTTCTCGTTCAGCATTAGTCCACTATCTTCACCAATTAAAGCCTGCACCATTGCTTTCGAAGCTTGTGGCGGTGCGCATTGGCTTGGCAGGCAATGTGAGTTGATGGGACATAAAGTCAGATTAATCCCTCCGCAATATGTAAAGCCCTTTGTTAAAAGTAATAAGAATGACTTCATTGATGCAGAGGCCATATGTGAAGCATCAATAAGACCTAATATGCGCTTTGTCAGCGTAAAGTCAGAAGAAGCTCAAGTTATTTCAGCAATTCATAAGGCGAGACACGGCTATATCAAAGACCGAACGGCCTGCATGTCCCGCATCGGTTCATTACTGCTGGAGTTTGGTATTGCTCTTCCTACAGGCCATAGCGTGATGAAGCAACTGTTCAACTGGCTTGCTCAGCAAAGGCAGGTGCTGCCAATGTTACTCATGCAAGAGCTAATGGAGCTGCATGAGTATTACCTGTTTCTCAATGGCAACATTGAGAAACAAGATAAAAAGCTAAAGCAACTGGTTGAAACGAACTCGATAGGTCAACTCCTGAAAACCATACCGGGTATTGGAGATATGACAGCAAGTCTTTGTCTTGCCAACATCAGCAGTGCTACTGATTTTAAAAACGGTAGAAACATGGCAGCGTGGTTAGGACTTATTCCAGCGCAATACTCAACAGGTGGTAAGCCCAAATTATTAGGAATAAGTAAGCGAGGTAACAAAGCACTTCGAACCTTGTTTATTCATGCCGCCAGAGCCGTGATGTCGAGGCCGGATAAGACAGGTAAGGTTTATGGGGAGTGGCTGATAAACTTGCGAGCGACTAAGCCATTTAATGTTGTCACCGTTGCATTGGCTAACAAGCTTGCCCGAATAGCCTGGGCAGTCATGAAGACGAAACAAGCATTTAACAGTAAGGCGTTAGCACCGAGTTTGCAATGAGAATAGAGATGACGAAAACGGTAGAACCACTGGATTAAAACCTGACATAAAAAACAGCTTATAAAAGCTTTCGGCTTTTTTGAGGATAATCCAGCGCGGAACTCATCGTGGAGCAGGTGGCGAGAGCGCCTAATTAGACTCCGAATACATTAGCGCATAACCAACCCCGTTATCGAAAATTATTATCATTGCAATAACGAGGCGGACCATACATTTTTATGGCTGGATTTGCGCTCACTCGGATAAACGAAGCCAAATATTATTGCTGTTTTAAGGCTTGTCTTGCCGCTGCATAAATGCGGGCAATAGTAATGTTAAATACCCAGCGAATGAACTGCTCGGTGTATTTAATGGCGTAGTTCGCGCCCTTGCCGGCATAAACCAGCATACAGCCGAGTAGACCTTTAACTCGGTCTTGAAGCTCTGCGTTCATTTTGGCAATAGTGGCAACCGATTTCGCCATCACATCGTAAACGGTACCAATTGCGGCTCCTGATGCTTGTAAGGCTCCAACGGTCGCGGCGAAACCGCCATCAACTAATAGGGTCACGATAGCTGCGGCAATTTTATCTGCCCAGCCAGCGGAGTAGGTAGTATGTATACGGTGTTGATAATTAAGTACGACTCGTTTGCGTAGGTTAGCCACGGTTTGACTGTAAACATTATCCCAAGATTGTTGATTGGCTGTATTGATATAGCCTGGCCCGGTAATCATTGAATGAGCGGATAAGCGAATATCTTGGGTTCGCTCTAATAAATATTCTGCCCCGGTAATTGGTGCGTGATAAAAAGGCCAGACTGGAATTTTAGGGACAGGATCTGCGCCATGGATACAGCGAAATATTTTATCAACTCTGCCGGTGGTTTTTGTCGCGAAACCGTTTAACCCTACTCGCGGAGCGCCAAAAGTATATAAATAGACTTTGCCTTTAAATTCAGGGCTTGCTTTAATCCAATCTGCGGTTAAGCCAGCCAAGGCTCCTCCTAAGCTGTGCCCAATACAATGAATTATGCTGTTACCACTTGTTTTAGCTTGGCGTAAGTAGCTTGCTAACTCAGGTTTAAACGATGAGAAGCTTCGTTGAAAACCAATATGCACGCTGCTGCCACTGTCGCTACCGGTAGTGTGAGAG from Agarivorans gilvus includes the following:
- the urtE gene encoding urea ABC transporter ATP-binding subunit UrtE; the encoded protein is MLELSQVDSYYGASQALYNVDLSAEPGKISCVLGRNGVGKTTLLKALAGQQSISAGSIMFNGKDISKMSAAQRAKQGIAIVPQGREIFGQLTVLENLKTGFSVLPKSERFIPDEIFRLFPVLKQMLSRRGGDLSGGQQQQLAIARALIMRPKLLMLDEPTEGIQPSIIKDIQKVLALLRDRGEMAIVLVEQYFDFAVALADHYTVLDRGNVVLQGSKAEVDEADVKRWMSV
- a CDS encoding lipase family protein, with the protein product MSAISPQIASRIAETAYSVEQTISSPIDIPRAVSKHFSFNSNDVIQGTSGGLFWRKQTGFVLLGKGKSQQYKNDHVIAIRGTANAADGLTNISSHTTGSDSGSSVHIGFQRSFSSFKPELASYLRQAKTSGNSIIHCIGHSLGGALAGLTADWIKASPEFKGKVYLYTFGAPRVGLNGFATKTTGRVDKIFRCIHGADPVPKIPVWPFYHAPITGAEYLLERTQDIRLSAHSMITGPGYINTANQQSWDNVYSQTVANLRKRVVLNYQHRIHTTYSAGWADKIAAAIVTLLVDGGFAATVGALQASGAAIGTVYDVMAKSVATIAKMNAELQDRVKGLLGCMLVYAGKGANYAIKYTEQFIRWVFNITIARIYAAARQALKQQ
- a CDS encoding DUF6795 domain-containing protein, whose amino-acid sequence is MNPILIRKLITKKSAWLITLIILVFMIIQHQEVQAVFGIGIIKQDVEMSPEIKGRLTENGEPLANVTITRRFAYEGYRKGEEQLDYTQTNVNGEFSFPEIIIKSRYPKDIFGQNAMVHLAVYHEKNEKKYQLWRSSSPWLPLATPVAMMLINLNGELTNKEIHYEIDTSAFSEVRMQIVSSICYYPDHLNVAYYGDDLISSFSDLKHLAN
- a CDS encoding lipase family protein, with amino-acid sequence MTSISPSMASELALTAYGTQHHHKGSRLVIDGAIREHFSFNSNDVIQGTSGGLFWRKQTGFVLLGKGKSQQYKNDHVIAIRGTNNAADVLTDISSHTTGSDSGSSVHIGFQRSFSSFKPELASYLRQAKTSGNSIIHCIGHSLGGALAGLTADWIKASPEFKGKVYLYTFGAPRVGLNGFATKTTGRVDKIFRCIHGADPVPKIPVWPFYHAPITGAEYLLERTQDIRLSAHSMITGPGYINTANQQSWDNVYSQTVANLRKRVVLNYQHRIHTTYSAGWADKIAAAIVTLLVDGGFAATVGALQASGAAIGTVYDVMAKSVATIAKMNAELQDRVKGLLGCMLVYAGKGANYAIKYTEQFIRWVFNITIARIYAAARQALKQQ